The Lucilia cuprina isolate Lc7/37 chromosome 5, ASM2204524v1, whole genome shotgun sequence genome includes a window with the following:
- the LOC111683614 gene encoding integrin-linked protein kinase, which translates to MEDIFHWCREGNSIQVRLWLDEVEHDMNLGDDHGFSPLHWCAKEGHSKLVETLLQRGARVNATNMGDDIPLHLAAAHGHRDVVQMLLKERSDVNAVNEHGNTPLHYACFWGYDMICEDLVNAGASVTIANKDDDTPLDKAKPGLAKRLQDLAERNGQEMKKISFKEQSWLGFKTRSRDATLSRFKGISMGDLDLHTKLAVTPSGETWRGRWQKNDVIAKILSVRQCTSRISRDFNEEFPKLRIFSHPNILPIIGASNSPPNLVVISQFMPRGSLFNLLHGATGVVVDTSQAVRFALDIARGMAYLHSLERIIPTYHLNSHHVMIDEDLTARINMGDAKFSFQEKGRIYQPAWMSPEALQRKPTDRNWEASDMWSFAVLLWELTTREIPFAEWSPMECGMKIALEGLRVKIPPGTSPHMVKLINICMNEDPGKRPKFDMVVPILEKMKR; encoded by the exons atggaGGATATTTTCCACTGGTGTCGTGAAGGCAATTCCATACAAGTCCGTTTATGGCTTGATGAAGTGGAGCATGATATGAATTTAGg tgATGATCATGGCTTTAGTCCTTTACATTGGTGTGCCAAAGAGGGTCACAGCAAATTGGTGGAGACTTTATTGCAAAGGGGAGCTCGTGTAAATGCCACCAATATGGGTGATGACATACCCCTACACTTGGCAGCAGCTCATGGTCATCGGGATGTAGTACAAATG CTTCTCAAAGAACGTTCCGATGTTAATGCTGTTAATGAACATGGCAATACACCTTTGCATTATGCCTGTTTCTGGGGTTACGATATGATTTGTGAAGATTTAGTAAATGCCGGAGCCTCTGTTACTATTGCCAATAAAGATGATGATACTCCCTTGGACAAGGCCAAGCCTGGTTTAGCCAAACGTTTGCAAGACTTGGCCGAACGTAATGGTCAAGAAATGAAAAAGAttagttttaaagaacaaaGTTGGTTGGGTTTTAAGACTCGTTCACGTGATGCTACGTTGTCACGTTTCAAAGGTATAAGTATGGGTGATTTGGATTTACATACAAAATTGGCGGTAACACCTTCGGGAGAAACTTGGCGTGGTCGTTGGCAAAAGAATGATGTTATAGCTAAGATTTTATCGGTTAGACAATGTACTTCAAGAATATCAAGAGATTTTAATGAAGAGTTTCCCAAGTTGAGAATATTTTCACATCCCAATATATTGCCGATTATAGGAGCAAGTAATTCACCACCAAATTTGGTTGTGATTAGTCAG ttcatGCCCAGAGGTTCTTTATTCAATTTACTGCATGGAGCCACCGGTGTAGTAGTAGACACATCACAGGCAGTACGTTTTGCTTTAGATATAGCTAGAGGTATGGCTTATTTACATTCTTTGGAAAGAATTATACCCACTTATCATCTTAACAGTCATCATGTTATG ATCGACGAAGACCTAACTGCTCGCATTAATATGGGTGATGCCAAATTTTCCTTCCAAGAAAAAGGACGCATTTATCAACCAGCCTGGATGTCACCAGAGGCCTTACAGCGTAAACCCACCGATCGCAATTGGGAAGCCAGTGATATGTGGAGTTTTGCAGTCTTATTGTGGGAATTAACCACCCGTGAAATACCTTTTGCCGAATGGTCACCCATGGAGTGTGGCATGAAGATAGCCTTAGAAGGTTTAAGAGTTAAAATACCACCTGGTACTTCACCACACATGGTGAAATTGATAAATATATGCATGAATGAAGATCCCGGTAAAAGACCTAAATTTGATATGGTGGTacctattttagaaaaaatgaaaCGTTAA
- the LOC111683613 gene encoding uncharacterized protein LOC111683613, with the protein MGAFSRKPRVNKTLISLKVVAFFVLSGISALHILNNRMPSVLGLNFNEYRDITIIASFVSILGPLIAGPLADRFAAKNPNNFGKTLRILTAIFLLITAIIYACLFAVPEVKRGEAHQPLVSFGCDANGAVIFQQRCSEDNQCHHWKSKVGSVNLTRCTYTCQDPTQYENMYTPWLESIPTPSPSTEHSSEFDYEDESTAAVTESLRQRRNAQQQQQVEQSSELGAAEVMSSEILSRQKRQYKSSPNKVYVEPPHLCMTEKNEEGESVVKNCHVYTDDTTSILVHTVMKAATNVENDTHSAEWCNYPLEGFQCQIPLQQANYMIQLKNNSDCKPMIECQVIDPYGSKGSVLADSECVKIEGDLDSTLGGYTAIRILGDIFALACLTLLNTAIVIAVRETSEGRGEVCRQYAWGAVGYVILFCSLDLFFFKEAEGMTVALILVIVCFVLGALVLLFASQMPLSPPEWWWHTKTGMLVYPMSAIRKYSPEIFVLTLVAILFGTFWGSIHSYLYWSYLGEYAAYFSGLLLILVLFFNVDKFIEYCGHSNIFIGGFAMFIIRFTALASKDTDWLTNLMEIIEPVILGIVWITIILYMRHAMPRKFTATGQALAVIAFFALGKGFGALIGLVHDDKKGIHNDDDLIKFEWLSVTACIIALIYFVIYNLILAPRCAAKPVHLDDLMSGSASQTFANGAGGAGGNGSAGGAVNGNGTGAGNGNSYSPLRVYHNERGKKGQFRY; encoded by the exons ATGGGAGCCTTTTCCAGAAAGCCTAGAGTCAATAAGACTCTGATATCACTGAAAGTGGTAGCATTCTTTGTATTGAGTG GTATCTCCGCCCTCCATATACTCAACAACCGCATGCCCTCTGTTTTGGGTTTAAATTTCAATGAATATCGCGATATTACCATTATTGCTTCATTTGTATCGATATTGGGTCCCCTAATTGCCGGTCCTTTGGCAGATCGTTTTGCTGCCAAAAATCCTAATAATTTTGGCAAAACTTTGAGAATACTAACAGCCATATTTCTACTAATAACCGCCATTATATATGCCTGCCTATTTGCTGTGCCCGAAGTGAAACGTGGTGAGGCACATCAACCTCTAGTTAGTTTTGGTTGTGATGCCAATGGAGCCGTCATATTCCAACAACGTTGTTCGGAAGACAATCAATGTCATCACTGGAAATCAAAGGTGGGTAGTGTTAATTTAACCAGATGTACTTATACCTGTCAAGATCCCACACAATATGAGAATATGTATACACCCTGGTTGGAAAGTATACCTACGCCCTCACCCTCCACCGAACATAGTTCTGAATTTGATTATGAAGATGAATCGACAGCGGCGGTAACGGAAAGTTTAAGGCAACGTAGAAAtgctcaacagcaacaacaagttGAACAGTCTTCGGAATTGGGTGCCGCCGAAGTAATGAGTTCGGAAATTCTCTCCCGTCAAAAGAGACAATACAAATCATCTCCCAATAAGGTATATGTAGAACCACCTCACTTGTGTATGACGGAAAAGAATGAAGAGGGAGAAAGTGTGGTTAAAAACTGTCATGTTTATACCGATGATACCACCAGCATATTGGTACACACTGTTATGAAGGCCGCTACCAATGTGGAGAATGACACCCACTCTGCTGAATGGTGTAATTATCCTTTGG agGGTTTCCAATGTCAAATACCCTTGCAACAGGCCAACTATATGATCCAATTGAAGAACAACAGTGATTGTAAGCCCATGATTGAATGTCAAGTTATCGATCCTTATGGCAGTAAAGGCAGTGTTTTGGCTGATAGTGAATGTGTTAAGATTGAGGGTGATTTGGACTCTACATTGGGAGGTTATACTGCCATACGTATATTGGGTGATATCTTCGCTTTGGCTTGTTTGACTTTATTAAATACCGCCATTGTGATTGCTGTCCGTGAAACATCCGAGGGTAGAGGAGAAGTTTGCCGTCAATATGCCTGGGGTGCTGTGGGTTATGTGATTTTATTCTGTTCCTTGGATTTGTTCTTCTTCAAAGAAGCCGAAGGCATGACTGTGGCTTTAATTTTGGTTATTGTCTGTTTTGTATTGGGTGCTTTAGTTCTGCTATTCGCCAGCCAAATGCCTTTGAGTCCTCCCGAATGGTGGTGGCATACCAAGACCGGCATGTTGGTTTATCCAATGTCTGCTATAAGAAAATATAGTccagaaatttttgttttaactttggTGGCCATTTTGTTCGGCACCTTCTGGGGTAGTATACACAGCTATTTGTATTGGAGCTATTTGGGTGAATATGCTGCCTATTTCTCTGGCTTGCTGTTGATTTTGGTCTTATTCTTTAATGTGGACAAATTCATAGAATATTGTGGTCATTCCAATATTTTCATTGGTGGCTTTGCCATGTTTATTATACGTTTTACCGCTTTGGCTAGCAAGGATACCGATTGGTTAACCAATCTTATGGAAATAATAGAACCCGTGATTTTGGGTATTGTTTGGATTACCATTATTCTGTATATGCGTCATGCCATGCCACGTAAATTCACCGCTACCGGTCAGGCTCTGGCCGTTATTGCCTTCTTTGCTTTGGGCAAAGGTTTCGGTGCTTTGATTGGTTTAGTTCACGATGATAAGAAGGGCATACACAACGATGACGATTTGATTAAATTTGAATGGTTATCTGTTACCGCCTGCATTATTGcccttatttattttgttatctaTAATTTAATATTGGCTCCACGTTGTGCTGCCAAACCTGTGCATTTGGATGATCTTATGTCCGGCTCTGCTTCACAAACATTTGCCAATGGTGCTGGCGGCGCTGGTGGCAATGGCAGTGCTGGCGGTGCTGTTAATGGTAATGGTACTGGTGCCGGCAATGGCAACAGTTATTCACCCTTAAGAGTGTATCACAACGAAAGAGGAAAGAAGGGTCAATTTAGGtattaa
- the LOC111683619 gene encoding multifunctional methyltransferase subunit TRM112-like protein yields the protein MKLSTYNFLTSKPIKGVKVGFPLKLTISKKDVIEAEFNPTFIERLLPKLDWPTVHLAAQMVELGDDIPAEQPANIGDNEELLQKLHHLLLEVDVLEGQLECPETGRVFPITDGIPNMLLNEDEV from the exons atgaaattaagcacatataattttcttacCTCCAAACCTATAAAAGGTGTAAAAGTAGGATTTCCCTTAAAATTAACC ATTTCCAAAAAGGATGTTATAGAGGCAGAATTTAATCCTACTTTCATCGAAAGACTTCTACCCAAATTAGATTGGCCTACAGTACACTTGGCAGCTCAAATg GTGGAATTGGGTGATGATATACCAGCCGAACAACCTGCCAATATTGGTGATAATGAAGAACTTTTGCAAAAACTACACCATCTTTTATTGGAAGTAGATGTTTTGGAGGGTCAATTAGAATGTCCAGAAACCGGCCGTGTATTCCCCATTACCGATGGTATACCTAATATGTTGTTGAATGAAGATGAAGTTTAG